The DNA window TATTGCGCAGTCGGCGCAACTCCTTGCGTGCCGATTTCTCTGCCTCTTTCGGTAGGCGTGCTTCGGTGACTCGGCGGTCTAAGTCAGCTAAATCATCTTCACCGTCTTCGCCCTCACCAAGCTCCTCTTTGATGGCCTTAAGCTGCTGACGCAAGTAGTACTCGCGCTGCGTCTTGGACATCTCACCTTTAACTTGCGTACTGATTTTGTTCGACAACTTGAGCACTTCAAGTTGGCGGCTCAATAGCTCAAGAACCCGTCGCATACGTGAGACCAGCTCAGTCGTATCGAGCACGGATTGTTTTTCGTCGACAGTCGCATCAACATTGGATCCAATGAGGTCAGCCAATACACCTGCATCGTCTACCCGCTCCAACAACTCGGCCGCCGATGGTGGCAGCTCCGGGATAAGACGCAGTACTTCGCGGGCTGTCTTCTTGAGGCTCATTGTCAAAGCTTCAACTTCAACTTCGTTCGATGTCATCTCGTCAACAGCAGTAATTTCAGCCTTAAGGTAAGGTAGGCTCTGCGTGTATTCCTTGATGCGAACGCGAGACAGACCTTGAACAACAACAGAGAAGTTGTCCTTGGATGCTTTAACCAGCTTAACGAGACGCGCCGCGCAGGCAATTGTGTAGAGGTCGCCCGGTCCAGGATCGTCAACATCAGGATCTCGTTGAGCAACGATGGCTACAAGCCCGTTCTCTTTGATCCCTTCCTCAACCAAACGAACCGTTTTCGGTCGACCAATGCCCAAAGGCACAATGGAACCGGGAAACAGAACAGTATTTCTAAGCGTGAGAACAGGCAGTTCGTCGGGGATAACAATCAAGCTATCGTCGGTGTCTGCACGCGTCAGCGCATGCTCGATGCTCCCGATATTACTAAGAAAATCTTCTTCTGGTTTTTTATCTTCTGACATCATCCCCGCCACCCGGCATGCATTGCCGGCATTACATTATGCATAGAGTCCACTACCACATCGGCAGTGCCAGCCTAAAACTGTAATCTTGTAGTATAGGCCCGACTGGAAGTCGAACTCCTGGAGACGTGTTTATGATGACGCAGCTGGCCAAAAGGATTGCCTAAACAGTTTGGACAATTTCTATCGAGCCAAGGTTCGTAGACGCTGCTTGGCGCTTCGCCGACCGTATATTCAGACTATGAGAGGGACTAAGCTGGCTGCTCCGCGAGACCTTGCTCTGAAGTGGGTAAACGCTCGAAGGACTTTCCGCAGTCCTTGCAGCGGAGGTCGGAACTAAGGCGGGTACCGCAACAACAGACCCATCCCGCAGCTTGCGCAGGATTTCCCATGACGAGAGCATGGGCTGGGACGTCACGAGTCACAACGCTCCCCGCTCCAACTAAGCAATAGGCGCCCAATTTAACGGGGGCAATGATGGTAGCGTTTGCTCCGATACTTGCACCCAAGCCAACGTGTGTACGCTCCCAGTTAGGCTCGCCTTCAGGCTTTTGTCCGCCGGAACGCGGCGTATGGTCATTCGTAAAAGTGGCGTTGGGCCCAACAAAGACGTTGTCTTCGCATGTGACACCCCACCAAACCTGAACACCGTTCTTGATGGTGACGTGATCACCGAGCACCGCACCATTCTCAACAAACGAGCACTCGCCGACATTGCAATGCGCGCCGACCTTGGCTCCCTTTAGCACATGGGCAAATGCCCAAACGCGGGTGCCCTCACCAACATCGTCGGAATCGACTAAACCCTTGGGGTGTACAAAAAAGGCGGGCGCCTCATTGGGCGCCCGCTTAGTAGATTCAGATTTAGAATCCGGATTCGCTGACATACTTACTCCACTACACCGCATGCATTTACGGGCAGCGTGGCAGTATCGTCAATTTGGATAACTGTAAA is part of the Deltaproteobacteria bacterium genome and encodes:
- a CDS encoding N-acetyltransferase gives rise to the protein MSANPDSKSESTKRAPNEAPAFFVHPKGLVDSDDVGEGTRVWAFAHVLKGAKVGAHCNVGECSFVENGAVLGDHVTIKNGVQVWWGVTCEDNVFVGPNATFTNDHTPRSGGQKPEGEPNWERTHVGLGASIGANATIIAPVKLGAYCLVGAGSVVTRDVPAHALVMGNPAQAAGWVCCCGTRLSSDLRCKDCGKSFERLPTSEQGLAEQPA
- the lon gene encoding endopeptidase La, with product MSEDKKPEEDFLSNIGSIEHALTRADTDDSLIVIPDELPVLTLRNTVLFPGSIVPLGIGRPKTVRLVEEGIKENGLVAIVAQRDPDVDDPGPGDLYTIACAARLVKLVKASKDNFSVVVQGLSRVRIKEYTQSLPYLKAEITAVDEMTSNEVEVEALTMSLKKTAREVLRLIPELPPSAAELLERVDDAGVLADLIGSNVDATVDEKQSVLDTTELVSRMRRVLELLSRQLEVLKLSNKISTQVKGEMSKTQREYYLRQQLKAIKEELGEGEDGEDDLADLDRRVTEARLPKEAEKSARKELRRLRNMNPSQAEYTVARTYVEWLCDLPWNQSSLDRIDLEEVRSVLDAEHYGLEKIKKRIVEFLAVRKLKSDMKGPILCLVGPPGTGKTSLGQSIAKAMGRKFVRVAMGGVRDEAEIRGHRRTYVGSMPGRIVQGKKKAGANNPVFVLDEVDKLAHDFRGDPASALLEVLDPEQNHTFADHYIDVPFDLSKCFFIATANQLDPIPAPLRDRMEILEVSGYTAEEKLEIARQHLVPRALSEHGLEKVKVDIDNEALSR